A window of the Cystobacter fuscus genome harbors these coding sequences:
- a CDS encoding sensor histidine kinase, whose translation MQPSSNLRAPLARSTLLKMGARIGVIIALSTLFSYLHMLHTLRTESLERMEQSVVKRGEHEQAIFLLAEDNHALFKKTLKERIRELQQHEEEVGARFDRLFVRQSDGTVRTPPETTDGTRMIQAFIPARVSLDIGFRTRFLAVYDVLSWYAPAFHIRFSTTYVTFPEGAIAGFWPMLPTWVQELPRDFSVAAYEDFPLALPENNPQRRTAWTGIFKEVVSNLWLTSVTTPVDLDGRHIASVGHDVLLDELMTRTINDHLPGAYNLLFRDDGQLIAHPELKLEGTTSAYDILSNTGQPEVAARLLGSAGKAAHLRAIFERVKGRQPGQTLLELPEYGEYVAVTRLRGPGWNLATVLPEHVVSQPALLAARYVLLLGILSLLLELVIMYQVLRRQITQPLHAFIQATDKVAAGDFQVVLDTARRDELGQLAQAFRLMADEVQRREADLRQANEGLEQHVEERTRELKDVHLQLVQTARRAGMAEIATNVLHNVGNVLNSVYTSAQMAKERMSGMRLEHVGRVAHLIQEHQEDLSTFFTQDGRGRHLMPFLDKLGQSLVEDRQEVVSLLDDVGRYTEHIGDIVKVQQNYARIPRVHEQVSLPGLLEDALRINFAGLVRHQVKVQRDIAPLPPVMTDKHKTLMILVNLVSNAKYAMDVVAPSERLLTVRLEEVGERVRISIHDNGMGIAPEMLTRIFQYGFTTREEGHGFGLHSSAIAAQEMDGSLTVHSDGPGRGATFTLELPFIPVAARLSSGGGC comes from the coding sequence ATGCAGCCATCGTCCAATCTCCGCGCCCCCCTGGCCCGCTCGACGCTCCTCAAGATGGGGGCGCGCATCGGGGTCATCATCGCCCTCTCCACGCTCTTCAGCTACCTCCACATGCTGCACACCCTGCGCACGGAGAGCCTCGAGCGGATGGAGCAGTCGGTCGTGAAGCGCGGCGAGCACGAGCAGGCCATCTTCCTGCTGGCGGAAGACAACCACGCCCTCTTCAAGAAGACCCTGAAGGAGCGGATCCGGGAACTCCAGCAACACGAAGAAGAGGTGGGTGCGCGCTTCGACAGGCTCTTCGTGCGGCAGTCCGATGGCACGGTCCGCACCCCGCCTGAAACCACCGATGGAACGAGGATGATTCAGGCCTTCATTCCAGCCAGGGTGAGCCTCGACATCGGGTTTCGTACCCGGTTCCTGGCCGTATACGACGTGCTCTCCTGGTACGCCCCCGCCTTCCACATCCGCTTCTCGACGACCTACGTCACCTTCCCGGAGGGCGCGATCGCGGGCTTCTGGCCGATGCTCCCCACCTGGGTCCAGGAACTCCCGCGTGACTTCTCGGTGGCCGCCTACGAGGATTTCCCCCTTGCTCTGCCCGAGAACAACCCCCAGCGGCGCACCGCCTGGACCGGCATCTTCAAGGAGGTCGTCTCCAATCTCTGGCTGACCTCGGTCACCACGCCGGTGGACCTGGATGGCCGCCATATCGCCTCGGTCGGCCACGATGTCCTGCTCGACGAGTTGATGACGCGCACCATCAATGATCATCTTCCGGGTGCCTACAACCTGCTCTTCCGCGACGATGGGCAGCTCATCGCCCATCCCGAGCTGAAGCTGGAGGGCACCACCAGCGCCTACGACATCCTGAGCAACACCGGACAGCCCGAAGTCGCCGCCAGACTCCTCGGCTCCGCGGGAAAAGCGGCCCACCTGCGCGCCATCTTCGAGCGGGTGAAGGGCCGCCAGCCCGGCCAGACCCTCCTGGAGCTGCCGGAGTATGGCGAGTATGTCGCCGTCACCCGACTGCGTGGTCCTGGTTGGAATCTCGCCACGGTGCTGCCCGAGCACGTGGTGTCCCAGCCCGCCCTGCTCGCGGCGCGCTACGTGCTGCTGCTGGGCATCCTGTCGTTGCTGCTGGAGCTGGTCATCATGTACCAGGTGCTCCGTCGGCAAATCACCCAGCCCCTGCATGCCTTCATCCAGGCCACCGACAAGGTGGCGGCTGGAGACTTCCAGGTGGTGCTGGACACCGCGCGCCGCGACGAGCTGGGACAACTGGCCCAGGCCTTCCGGCTCATGGCCGACGAGGTGCAACGGCGCGAGGCGGACCTGCGCCAGGCCAACGAGGGACTGGAGCAGCACGTGGAGGAGCGCACCCGCGAGCTCAAGGATGTTCACCTGCAGCTGGTGCAGACGGCCCGGCGCGCGGGCATGGCGGAGATCGCCACCAACGTGCTGCACAACGTGGGCAACGTGCTCAACAGCGTCTACACCTCCGCGCAGATGGCCAAGGAGCGGATGAGTGGGATGCGGCTGGAGCACGTGGGGCGGGTGGCCCACCTCATCCAGGAGCACCAGGAGGATCTGTCCACCTTCTTCACCCAGGACGGGCGGGGGCGTCACCTCATGCCCTTCCTGGACAAGCTGGGGCAGAGCCTGGTCGAGGACCGCCAGGAGGTGGTGTCGTTGCTGGATGACGTGGGCCGCTATACCGAGCACATCGGCGACATCGTCAAGGTGCAGCAGAACTACGCCCGGATTCCCCGAGTGCACGAGCAGGTGTCACTGCCAGGGCTGTTGGAGGATGCATTGCGCATCAACTTCGCGGGGCTGGTGCGCCACCAGGTGAAGGTGCAGCGTGACATCGCGCCCCTGCCTCCGGTGATGACCGACAAGCACAAGACGCTGATGATCCTGGTGAACCTGGTGAGCAACGCCAAGTACGCCATGGATGTGGTGGCACCGAGCGAGCGGCTGCTGACGGTGAGGCTGGAGGAGGTGGGCGAACGGGTGCGCATCTCCATCCATGACAATGGCATGGGGATCGCGCCGGAGATGCTCACGCGCATCTTCCAATACGGCTTCACCACGCGCGAGGAGGGACACGGCTTCGGTCTGCACTCCAGTGCCATCGCGGCGCAGGAGATGGATGGCTCCTTGACCGTGCACAGCGATGGGCCCGGTCGTGGCGCTACCTTCACCCTGGAGCTTCCCTTCATCCCCGTCGCCGCGCGGCTCTCCTCAGGTGGGGGCTGCTGA
- a CDS encoding polysaccharide export protein, with the protein MGRVLLLVWVLCTSACAWGPGMYMDEGALRERYAGRADAGTGDEFKIVPIDVALLEEQQKTRLETRPAPLQDPLAEFAANYNYRVTAHDVLSVIVWDHPELTIPAGEFRSAEATGHPVSTDGTMFFPYAGSFQVAGKTLPEIRELLTRRLNHVIEKPQLDVRVVGFRGQKVQVTGEVIAPSSLPITDVPMRVQDAISQARGPTPEANLRGVTLTRGGKTSTLDLQALYEQGDISQNWLLQDGDILHVPDRSRNKVFVLGEVRKPSSRVMVKGRMTLAEAIGDTEGFDPVSSNPAKVYVIRGNFDQPTIYKLDARSPDALLLATQFQLQPHDVVFVSAHNLTRWNRIITQIQPTVQMLWQAVDIGNRSVVFTSP; encoded by the coding sequence ATGGGGCGTGTCCTCTTGTTGGTCTGGGTCTTGTGCACGAGCGCGTGCGCATGGGGCCCAGGCATGTATATGGACGAGGGTGCTCTCCGAGAACGGTACGCCGGGAGGGCCGACGCGGGTACCGGCGACGAATTCAAGATCGTCCCCATCGACGTGGCCCTGTTGGAAGAACAACAGAAGACACGTCTGGAGACACGGCCCGCCCCCCTCCAGGATCCGCTGGCGGAGTTCGCGGCGAACTACAACTACCGGGTGACCGCCCATGACGTGCTGAGTGTCATCGTCTGGGACCACCCCGAACTCACCATCCCGGCGGGCGAGTTCCGCTCCGCCGAGGCCACCGGCCACCCGGTGTCGACCGATGGGACGATGTTCTTCCCCTACGCGGGGAGCTTCCAGGTCGCCGGCAAGACGCTGCCCGAGATCCGGGAGTTGCTGACGCGACGACTGAACCACGTCATCGAGAAGCCCCAGCTCGATGTGCGCGTGGTGGGCTTCCGGGGGCAGAAGGTGCAGGTCACCGGGGAGGTGATCGCCCCCAGCAGCCTGCCCATCACGGACGTGCCCATGCGGGTACAGGACGCCATCAGCCAGGCGCGAGGGCCCACCCCCGAGGCCAACCTGCGCGGCGTCACGCTCACCCGGGGCGGAAAGACATCCACCCTGGATCTCCAGGCGCTCTACGAACAGGGGGACATCAGCCAGAACTGGCTCCTCCAGGACGGAGACATCCTTCACGTCCCCGACCGGAGCCGCAACAAGGTCTTCGTCCTCGGCGAGGTCCGCAAGCCTTCGTCTCGCGTCATGGTGAAGGGCCGGATGACACTCGCGGAGGCGATTGGCGACACGGAGGGTTTCGATCCGGTCAGCTCCAACCCGGCGAAGGTCTATGTCATCCGCGGCAACTTCGACCAGCCCACCATCTACAAGCTCGATGCCCGGTCGCCGGACGCGCTGTTGCTCGCCACGCAATTCCAACTTCAACCACATGACGTCGTCTTCGTCTCGGCGCACAACTTGACGCGCTGGAATCGCATCATCACTCAAATCCAGCCAACAGTTCAGATGCTCTGGCAGGCAGTAGATATCGGCAACAGGTCCGTCGTATTCACATCGCCATGA
- a CDS encoding polysaccharide biosynthesis tyrosine autokinase — MTSAPSREDPARSNPGAIEDELDLRGHLGILLESRGSILVTLVLTLVAGSLYLLVAPSVYRADVILQIDKKGSRLGELDELLAELSGEVSTEIEIISSRTLLGKVVDELQLDVEAGPRRFPFTSDEGRLQVTRMNVPPELEELPLTLVAGEAGAYTLLDPDSQPLLDGRAKEPATTPPDSRWQVELLVSELDARPGTRFQVTRRSRLEVVEELQRTLRLSEKGANTGVLSVVLEGEDPTRLSATLDAIARHYVRQNVERRSEEVERTLAFLDTQLPGLRVQLERAEGALSTHRAGSGIVDLGREAQAILDRSVDIEKSISALLLDRSELRQRFTRQHPVLITSGQKLERLQADRAAINAQLKSLPSAELKSTQLMRDVTVATELYLQLNNKAQEYRVLKSSIAGNARILDEPVVSRLPVRPSKPGVLALSLVLGLTLGVAHAFARQALRRGVSDPAVIEARLGVPIQATLPLASSREALAILAQTHPRHPVTESLRGLRTRLQLALRDSPNNVIALTGPSPGVGTSFVARNLAWVLADSGKRVLLVDANLRGGTLHLGFRAECAQGLSEVLGGTIGLEEAVRRLPGQSLSWLSTGALPPNPAELLQSDAFTALVARMSAGYDLVLLDTPPILAVTDAALVGRHAGINLAVVRAGVHPMRELGAALHRLEQDGVPVRGIIFNGVPRSATGRVVSGIYQYDSPTTG; from the coding sequence ATGACGAGCGCGCCCAGCCGCGAGGACCCCGCTCGCTCCAACCCCGGGGCAATTGAAGACGAACTCGATCTGCGCGGCCACCTGGGCATCCTGCTGGAGTCCCGCGGGTCCATCCTCGTGACGCTCGTCCTGACACTCGTGGCGGGCTCGCTGTACCTGCTCGTCGCGCCATCCGTCTATCGCGCGGACGTCATCCTCCAGATCGACAAGAAAGGCAGCCGGCTCGGGGAACTCGACGAGCTGCTCGCGGAGCTCTCCGGGGAGGTGTCCACGGAGATCGAAATCATCAGTTCGCGGACGCTGCTGGGAAAGGTCGTCGATGAACTCCAACTGGACGTGGAGGCCGGTCCGCGACGCTTCCCGTTCACCTCGGACGAAGGGCGTCTCCAGGTGACGCGGATGAACGTGCCGCCGGAACTGGAGGAGCTGCCACTCACGCTCGTGGCGGGCGAGGCCGGTGCCTACACGCTCCTCGATCCGGACTCCCAGCCACTCCTCGACGGGCGCGCCAAGGAGCCCGCCACGACGCCGCCAGACTCCCGCTGGCAGGTGGAGCTCCTCGTCTCCGAGCTCGACGCCCGTCCGGGCACGCGCTTCCAGGTGACCCGGCGCTCGCGCCTCGAGGTGGTGGAGGAGCTCCAGCGGACGCTGCGCCTGAGCGAGAAGGGCGCCAACACCGGCGTGCTCTCCGTGGTCCTCGAGGGAGAGGATCCCACGAGGCTCTCCGCGACCCTCGACGCCATCGCGCGCCACTACGTCCGGCAGAACGTCGAGCGCAGGAGCGAGGAGGTCGAGAGGACGCTGGCGTTCCTCGACACCCAACTGCCCGGGCTGCGCGTGCAGTTGGAGCGGGCGGAGGGGGCCCTGAGCACCCACCGCGCCGGTAGTGGAATCGTCGATCTCGGACGGGAGGCCCAGGCGATCCTGGATCGAAGCGTCGACATCGAGAAGTCCATCTCGGCGCTCTTGCTCGATCGTTCCGAGTTGCGGCAGCGCTTCACCAGGCAGCACCCGGTGCTCATCACCTCGGGCCAGAAGCTGGAGCGCTTGCAGGCCGATCGGGCCGCCATCAACGCCCAGCTCAAGAGCCTGCCGAGCGCGGAGCTCAAGTCGACCCAGCTCATGCGGGACGTGACGGTCGCCACCGAGCTGTACCTCCAGCTCAACAACAAAGCCCAGGAGTACCGGGTCCTGAAGTCGAGCATCGCCGGCAACGCGCGGATCCTCGATGAGCCCGTGGTGTCCCGCCTGCCGGTGCGCCCCAGCAAGCCGGGCGTGCTCGCGCTCAGCCTCGTGCTCGGGCTGACGCTCGGCGTGGCGCATGCCTTCGCCCGGCAGGCACTGCGCAGGGGCGTCTCGGATCCCGCCGTGATCGAGGCACGGCTCGGGGTGCCCATCCAGGCCACCCTCCCCCTCGCGTCCAGCCGCGAGGCGCTCGCCATCCTGGCCCAGACCCACCCGCGCCACCCGGTCACCGAGAGCCTGCGTGGCCTGCGCACCCGCCTCCAGCTCGCGCTGCGGGACTCGCCCAACAACGTGATCGCCCTCACCGGGCCGAGTCCCGGAGTGGGCACGTCCTTCGTCGCCCGCAACCTCGCCTGGGTGCTGGCGGACTCCGGCAAGCGCGTCCTGCTCGTGGACGCCAACCTGCGCGGGGGCACGCTCCACCTCGGCTTCCGGGCCGAGTGCGCCCAGGGCCTCTCCGAGGTCCTCGGCGGCACGATCGGCCTGGAAGAGGCGGTGCGGCGGCTGCCCGGCCAGAGCCTGTCCTGGCTGTCCACGGGCGCCCTCCCGCCCAATCCCGCCGAGCTGCTGCAGAGCGACGCGTTCACGGCGCTCGTGGCGCGGATGTCGGCCGGGTACGACCTCGTCCTCCTCGACACGCCCCCCATCCTCGCGGTGACCGACGCGGCGCTCGTGGGCCGGCACGCGGGCATCAACCTCGCCGTGGTGCGCGCGGGCGTCCACCCGATGAGGGAGCTCGGCGCGGCCCTCCACCGGCTCGAGCAGGACGGAGTCCCGGTGCGGGGAATCATCTTCAACGGCGTGCCGCGCTCCGCGACGGGACGCGTCGTGAGCGGCATCTACCAGTACGACTCCCCGACCACCGGCTGA
- a CDS encoding O-antigen ligase family protein: MTWIRCSGLGFIAALYVLAGRWGFHRLANANPEPDPFLELRLWIVLASVVLATLGLLHRAHRAARPGESRPDTRLAMALLLFLGYLCTSALWAPDAEFALGKLYDLTLVGVMSVGFGLAALRQPAVRVLDAFWTVVVLATGLLALTGVSQLLGGGGGARLAVLGGGPNIFARLMGLFALGALYFWNRRGQTWLWIPMAAAGVLLALLTGSRGGTAAILAGVLTFLVVGRIPLRRLALLSVLATAAVLVVITFTPLGKALSRSMEERFLRLTLNYEGGSDTESKVYLSGRESLYAAAYELGLDNPVAGAGLAAFPALGLGVYPHNLFLEVFCEGGALGLALLGWTLLAFLRAAFRGRHRIDGATVGAVVLVLLGSQSSGDLYDTRALFLLMVMSSCTLSTRTAFVPSSPIAYPAVHGAT; the protein is encoded by the coding sequence ATGACATGGATCCGATGCTCAGGACTGGGATTCATCGCCGCGCTCTACGTGCTCGCGGGGCGCTGGGGTTTCCATCGGTTGGCCAACGCCAACCCCGAGCCGGACCCGTTCCTGGAGCTGCGGCTGTGGATCGTCCTGGCAAGCGTGGTGCTCGCCACCCTGGGACTGCTCCACCGCGCCCACCGCGCGGCGAGGCCCGGAGAGAGCCGGCCCGACACCCGGCTCGCCATGGCGCTGCTGCTGTTCCTCGGCTACCTGTGCACCAGCGCGCTCTGGGCACCCGACGCGGAGTTCGCCCTGGGAAAGCTCTACGATCTCACCCTGGTGGGGGTGATGAGCGTGGGCTTCGGGCTCGCCGCGCTCCGGCAGCCGGCGGTGCGGGTGCTGGACGCGTTCTGGACCGTGGTGGTCCTGGCCACGGGGCTGCTGGCGCTCACCGGCGTGAGCCAGTTGCTGGGTGGCGGGGGTGGCGCGCGGCTGGCGGTCCTGGGAGGAGGACCGAACATCTTCGCCCGGCTCATGGGGCTGTTCGCGCTCGGCGCCCTGTACTTCTGGAACCGGCGGGGACAGACGTGGCTCTGGATTCCGATGGCGGCCGCCGGCGTGCTGCTCGCGCTGCTCACCGGCTCCCGGGGAGGCACGGCCGCCATCCTCGCGGGCGTCCTCACCTTCCTCGTGGTGGGGCGCATCCCCTTGCGCCGGCTCGCGCTCCTGTCGGTGCTCGCCACGGCCGCCGTCCTGGTGGTGATCACGTTCACCCCCCTGGGCAAGGCGCTCAGCCGCTCCATGGAGGAGCGCTTCCTGCGCCTGACCCTGAACTACGAGGGAGGCAGCGACACGGAGAGCAAGGTGTACCTGTCGGGACGCGAGTCCCTGTATGCCGCCGCGTACGAGCTCGGGCTCGACAACCCGGTGGCGGGAGCGGGGCTCGCCGCCTTCCCCGCGCTGGGGCTGGGTGTCTACCCCCACAACCTCTTCCTCGAGGTGTTCTGCGAGGGCGGCGCGCTGGGCCTCGCCTTGCTCGGATGGACCCTGCTCGCCTTCCTCCGCGCGGCGTTCCGGGGCCGCCACCGCATCGACGGCGCGACCGTCGGCGCGGTGGTGCTGGTGCTGCTCGGCAGCCAGTCCAGTGGCGACCTCTACGACACGAGGGCCCTCTTCCTGCTGATGGTCATGTCCTCGTGCACCCTCTCCACGAGGACCGCCTTCGTCCCCTCCTCACCCATCGCCTACCCCGCCGTCCACGGAGCCACCTGA
- a CDS encoding glycosyltransferase family 4 protein, whose product MKIIYLHQYFTTPTMHGGTRSYELARRLVGMGHEVHLVTSDTEPTRGTKGWRETNESGIHVHWLPVPYSNSMNYGDRMRAFSHFALNSAQRAMRLSGDVVFATSTPLTIAVPGILASRWNNKPMVFEVRDLWPALPIAVGALKSRPAILAAQLLERAAYAGAAHIVALSPGMKAGVEAAGVSPEKITVIPNLCDPERFQVPASAGAKFRSRYPWLGARPMVLYAGTLGLVNGVEYLVRVAADMLKRDPEVRFVIMGHGREEQALHGLAERLGVRDRNLFFLPSVPKAEIPAVLSATTIATSLFTDVPGMQDNSANKFFDALAASRPLALNYGGWQAELLERERFGLYLPPKDTAAASELLANRLRDSQWLAEAGARAGRLGRERFSADSAAHRLAEVLQRAVGRA is encoded by the coding sequence ATGAAGATCATCTACCTGCACCAGTACTTCACCACGCCCACCATGCACGGCGGCACCCGGTCCTACGAGCTCGCCCGCCGCCTGGTCGGCATGGGACACGAGGTGCACCTGGTGACCTCGGACACCGAGCCCACCCGGGGCACGAAGGGCTGGCGCGAGACGAACGAGAGCGGCATCCACGTGCACTGGCTCCCGGTGCCCTATTCCAACTCGATGAACTACGGGGACCGGATGCGCGCCTTCAGCCACTTCGCCCTCAACTCCGCGCAGCGGGCGATGCGGCTGTCGGGGGACGTGGTCTTCGCCACGAGCACCCCGCTGACCATCGCCGTGCCGGGCATCCTCGCCTCGCGCTGGAACAACAAGCCCATGGTCTTCGAGGTGAGGGATCTCTGGCCCGCCCTGCCCATCGCGGTCGGCGCGCTCAAGAGCCGCCCCGCCATCCTCGCCGCCCAGTTGCTCGAGCGGGCCGCCTACGCGGGAGCGGCGCACATCGTCGCGCTCTCGCCGGGGATGAAGGCCGGAGTGGAGGCGGCGGGCGTCTCCCCGGAGAAGATCACCGTCATCCCGAACCTCTGCGACCCGGAGCGCTTCCAGGTCCCTGCCTCGGCGGGCGCGAAGTTCCGGAGCAGGTACCCGTGGCTCGGGGCTCGGCCCATGGTCCTGTACGCGGGCACCCTCGGCCTGGTGAATGGGGTGGAGTACCTCGTGCGGGTCGCCGCGGACATGCTCAAGCGAGACCCGGAGGTGCGCTTCGTCATCATGGGACACGGACGCGAGGAGCAGGCCCTGCACGGGCTGGCCGAGCGCCTGGGCGTGCGCGACCGCAACCTCTTCTTCCTGCCCAGCGTGCCCAAGGCGGAGATCCCCGCGGTGCTCTCCGCGACCACCATCGCCACCTCGCTCTTCACCGACGTGCCGGGCATGCAGGACAACTCCGCCAACAAGTTCTTCGACGCGCTCGCCGCCAGCCGGCCCCTCGCGCTCAACTACGGCGGCTGGCAGGCGGAGCTGCTCGAGCGGGAGCGGTTCGGCCTGTACCTGCCCCCCAAGGACACCGCCGCCGCGAGCGAGCTGCTGGCCAACAGGCTGCGTGACTCCCAGTGGCTCGCCGAGGCGGGGGCGCGGGCGGGACGGCTCGGCCGGGAGCGCTTCTCCGCGGACTCCGCGGCCCACCGGCTCGCCGAAGTGCTCCAACGCGCGGTGGGCAGGGCGTGA
- a CDS encoding lipopolysaccharide biosynthesis protein — protein sequence MTRRSLGGNFAWTLSSGLVYALAQWGVLVACARLGTMELLGEFALGLALTAPVMLLARMNLRTLQATDARGTHGFEHYLGLMVLNVLGGVLLCCAIGWLAGYPARSGLVIALLALAKGFEALSEVFYGALQKAERMGLIARSIIAKSVLSVVLVALALVLTRSAAAAAAALGLSWALVLVLFDAHAYRRVFGGESPWGRVWRTPWREQGAHLKSLLGLAYALGITALLGSLRPNVPRYLLEAHAGQAELGMFAALAYFTALGGRVVHALGQAVSPRLGRYHAAGDATRYGRTLAGFTGGAALVGVCAIAGAALLGRPVLTLFYGAAYARNLELFVWLMGAAALEYVCVSLQFGLTAARELKVQAPLLVLSVLVVALGSAWWVPTVGTVGAAWALALGWLVELSGGAWLAVRAWRRLALQEAEAGGCARTNTRPGLRGDW from the coding sequence GTGACACGTCGGTCGCTGGGAGGCAACTTCGCCTGGACGCTCTCGTCCGGGCTCGTGTACGCGCTCGCCCAGTGGGGCGTGCTGGTGGCCTGTGCCCGGCTCGGCACCATGGAGCTGCTGGGCGAGTTCGCCCTCGGCCTGGCCCTCACCGCCCCGGTGATGCTCCTCGCGCGGATGAACCTGCGCACGCTCCAGGCCACCGATGCCCGGGGCACCCATGGCTTCGAGCACTACCTCGGGTTGATGGTGCTCAACGTGCTCGGGGGAGTGCTGCTGTGCTGCGCCATCGGCTGGCTGGCGGGGTATCCGGCGCGCTCCGGCCTCGTCATCGCGCTGCTCGCGCTGGCCAAGGGCTTCGAGGCTCTCAGCGAGGTGTTCTACGGCGCCCTGCAGAAAGCCGAGCGGATGGGCCTCATCGCCCGCTCGATCATCGCCAAGAGCGTGCTCTCCGTGGTGCTCGTGGCGCTCGCGCTCGTGCTCACGAGGAGCGCGGCCGCCGCGGCCGCGGCCCTGGGACTGTCCTGGGCGCTCGTGCTCGTCCTGTTCGACGCCCATGCGTACCGGCGCGTGTTCGGCGGGGAGTCTCCCTGGGGCCGGGTGTGGCGCACACCGTGGCGGGAGCAGGGCGCGCACCTGAAGAGCCTGCTGGGACTCGCCTACGCGCTGGGAATCACCGCCCTGCTGGGCTCGCTGCGCCCCAACGTGCCCCGCTACCTCCTGGAGGCGCACGCGGGCCAGGCCGAGCTGGGCATGTTCGCCGCGCTCGCCTACTTCACGGCCCTGGGAGGCCGGGTGGTCCATGCGCTCGGGCAGGCGGTGAGCCCCCGGTTGGGGCGCTACCACGCGGCGGGGGACGCGACGCGCTACGGCCGGACGCTCGCGGGCTTCACGGGAGGGGCGGCCCTGGTGGGCGTGTGCGCCATCGCCGGCGCGGCGTTGCTCGGGCGCCCGGTGCTGACGCTCTTCTATGGGGCCGCCTACGCGCGCAACCTCGAGCTGTTCGTCTGGCTCATGGGCGCCGCCGCGCTGGAGTACGTCTGTGTGAGCCTGCAATTCGGGCTCACGGCGGCGCGGGAGCTGAAGGTACAGGCGCCACTGCTCGTCCTCTCCGTCCTGGTGGTCGCGCTGGGCAGCGCCTGGTGGGTGCCCACCGTGGGGACCGTGGGCGCGGCATGGGCCCTGGCGTTGGGCTGGCTCGTCGAGCTGAGCGGCGGCGCGTGGCTCGCCGTGCGCGCCTGGAGGCGCCTCGCGCTCCAGGAGGCGGAAGCCGGCGGATGCGCACGCACCAACACAAGGCCCGGGCTCCGGGGCGATTGGTGA
- a CDS encoding sugar transferase — MRRQNGAGLFLKRCIDRLAAAVGLVCLSPVMAMTALAIRTTMGGPVLFRQMRPGRGGRTFQLVKFRTMLDALDADGQPLPDEQRLTRVGKFLRATSLDELPQLWNVLRGDMSLVGPRPLLVEYLPRYSAEQARRHDVLPGITGWAQVNGRNALGWEERFQLDVWYVDHWSLALDTRILALTVLRVVQRQGISHAGDATMFKFLGNETRVRPAPPPPPEPDRLE, encoded by the coding sequence ATGCGGCGACAGAATGGAGCGGGGCTGTTCCTCAAGCGGTGCATCGATCGGCTGGCGGCGGCCGTGGGGCTGGTGTGCCTCTCCCCGGTGATGGCCATGACGGCGCTGGCCATCCGGACCACGATGGGTGGCCCCGTCCTCTTCCGGCAGATGCGCCCGGGCCGCGGGGGAAGGACGTTCCAGCTCGTGAAGTTCCGCACCATGCTCGATGCGCTGGACGCGGACGGCCAACCACTGCCCGACGAGCAGCGCCTCACGCGTGTCGGGAAGTTCCTGCGCGCGACGAGCCTGGACGAGCTGCCACAGTTGTGGAACGTGCTGCGCGGCGACATGAGCCTGGTGGGGCCCCGCCCGCTGCTGGTCGAGTACCTGCCCCGCTACTCCGCCGAGCAGGCGCGGCGCCACGACGTGCTCCCCGGCATCACCGGCTGGGCGCAGGTGAACGGGCGCAACGCCCTGGGCTGGGAGGAGCGCTTCCAGCTCGACGTCTGGTACGTGGACCACTGGAGCCTGGCGCTGGACACGAGGATTCTCGCGCTGACGGTCCTCCGCGTGGTGCAGCGCCAGGGCATCTCCCACGCGGGGGACGCGACGATGTTCAAGTTCCTCGGCAACGAGACGCGTGTACGGCCCGCACCACCTCCACCACCCGAGCCAGATCGTCTGGAGTGA